A stretch of the Candidatus Goldiibacteriota bacterium HGW-Goldbacteria-1 genome encodes the following:
- a CDS encoding NAD+ synthase — protein sequence MNKSKVKICICQLNTAVGDIRENTSAILLKAQEAADNGAEIIVFPELTITGYPPEDLLLKKKFINDNIKAMKAAARKIKGITAVIGFVEREDGINYNSAAVVSNGKISGIYRKTLLPNYGVFDEKRYFGHGNKNFIFKVRGISFAVTVCEDIWYKNPVLEKTKGKTDWIINISASPYHMGKGMERVRVFSKMAKNYKAGIIYANLCGGQDELVFDGHSLVIDKKGKLIMQAAQFNEDMVYFYSEKDSAVKDKNSAVKSRLSREEEIYRALVTGTKDYIRKNGFKKVIVALSGGIDSAIVSLIAAEAAGKENVTLIFLPTKYSSQESLTDAKAMAENIGIKLQVLAIQDIADLYNKKLQGLFVGMQPDITEENLQARIRGNIVMAMSNKFHALVLTTGNKSEMSTGYATLYGDMAGGFAVIKDVPKTIVYDLCRHINKKNGREVIPANIIKKAPTAELKFNQKDQDTLPPYPVLDSIIKDYVENDMTYVELKNKYDQQILKKVLRMIDLAEYKRRQAPPGVKITPKSFGRDRRMPITNKYRE from the coding sequence ATGAACAAAAGTAAGGTTAAAATATGCATCTGTCAGCTTAATACAGCGGTTGGGGACATCAGGGAAAATACATCCGCCATTCTGTTAAAGGCTCAGGAAGCCGCGGATAACGGCGCTGAAATAATCGTATTTCCGGAACTGACAATCACCGGATATCCGCCCGAAGACCTGCTCTTAAAGAAGAAATTCATTAATGACAATATAAAAGCCATGAAAGCTGCCGCGCGAAAAATAAAAGGTATAACTGCGGTAATAGGGTTTGTAGAGCGCGAAGACGGTATAAATTATAATTCCGCCGCCGTGGTTTCAAACGGCAAGATATCCGGCATTTATAGAAAAACGCTGCTTCCCAATTACGGGGTGTTTGATGAAAAACGGTACTTTGGGCACGGAAATAAAAATTTTATTTTTAAAGTCCGCGGCATATCTTTTGCCGTAACCGTCTGCGAGGATATCTGGTATAAAAACCCGGTGCTGGAAAAAACAAAAGGCAAAACAGACTGGATAATTAACATAAGTGCGTCACCTTACCATATGGGCAAGGGAATGGAAAGGGTGCGTGTTTTTTCCAAAATGGCAAAAAATTATAAAGCCGGAATAATCTATGCCAATCTGTGCGGCGGCCAGGATGAACTTGTTTTTGACGGGCACAGCCTGGTAATAGATAAAAAAGGGAAACTTATAATGCAGGCCGCGCAGTTCAACGAAGATATGGTTTATTTTTACAGTGAAAAAGATTCTGCCGTGAAAGATAAAAATAGCGCCGTAAAAAGCCGGCTTTCCAGGGAAGAGGAAATTTACAGGGCGCTTGTGACAGGAACAAAGGATTATATAAGAAAGAACGGGTTTAAAAAAGTAATAGTGGCTTTAAGCGGGGGCATTGATTCGGCAATTGTGTCTCTTATAGCCGCGGAAGCCGCCGGAAAAGAAAATGTAACGCTTATATTTCTGCCCACAAAGTATTCCTCACAAGAGTCATTAACGGATGCAAAAGCAATGGCTGAAAATATTGGGATAAAGCTTCAGGTGCTGGCAATTCAGGATATTGCGGACCTTTATAATAAGAAACTGCAGGGGCTGTTTGTTGGAATGCAGCCGGATATAACTGAAGAGAACCTGCAGGCCAGGATAAGGGGAAATATAGTAATGGCTATGTCCAACAAATTCCACGCGCTTGTGCTTACTACCGGCAACAAAAGTGAAATGAGCACGGGTTATGCCACGCTTTACGGGGATATGGCAGGCGGTTTTGCGGTTATAAAAGATGTGCCTAAAACAATAGTATATGATTTATGCCGCCATATAAATAAGAAGAATGGCAGGGAAGTTATACCCGCAAATATTATTAAAAAGGCGCCAACCGCGGAGCTTAAATTTAACCAGAAAGACCAGGACACACTGCCGCCTTATCCGGTGCTTGACAGCATAATAAAGGATTATGTGGAAAATGACATGACGTATGTAGAACTTAAAAATAAATATGACCAGCAGATACTGAAAAAAGTTTTAAGAATGATAGACCTTGCGGAATATAAAAGAAGGCAGGCGCCGCCCGGGGTTAAAATCACGCCCAAGTCGTTCGGCAGGGACAGAAGGATGCCTATTACCAATAAATACAGGGAGTGA
- a CDS encoding long-chain fatty acid--CoA ligase, with protein MNLIDMLEKAAEKNGKKIFLIEDKKKPVSFGDVRKKVIELASGLSKLGVKKGERVALLLNNSPEFIYSYFAAQYLGAEIIPLNTFLRLEEIIYILNDSNAVVLITSPDFYPALKDFSISRANCLKHIISTGNLNEIKCLNFQQVLSDTPFTPVAPKDTDTAAIIYTSGTTGHPKGAMLTHSNLVSNVEQSIKAINIKPSDRFVIFLPMFHAFSFTVCVLIPLYVNCRLTIIKSIQPFSNIIKAIMKDRISIFVAIPPVYNVLSGKKIPGWLLWLNPIRLCISGAAPLAGEVLKNFEKKFRVPLMEGYGLSEASPVVSVNPFDNTRKAGSVGKPIPGVEVRIVDEDGKDAAQGSAGEIMIKGPNIMKGYYNRETETAEVLKDGWLFTGDIGRLDTDGYLFIMDRKKDLILVNGMNLYPREVEEVLYSHPAVADAAVVAKKDNIHGEIPIGVILLKEGAAATDAELRKFCKPHLANFKVPHKFEFWAEIPRNATGKILKREIKRIINEQK; from the coding sequence GTGAACCTTATTGACATGCTTGAAAAGGCTGCCGAAAAAAATGGAAAAAAAATATTTTTAATAGAAGATAAGAAAAAACCCGTAAGTTTCGGTGACGTAAGAAAAAAAGTTATTGAACTGGCATCCGGCTTGTCAAAACTTGGCGTTAAAAAAGGCGAAAGGGTGGCGCTGCTGCTTAACAACAGCCCTGAATTTATTTATTCCTACTTTGCCGCCCAGTATCTGGGCGCGGAAATAATTCCGCTTAACACCTTTTTAAGGCTTGAGGAAATAATATACATCTTAAATGATTCAAACGCGGTGGTGCTTATCACATCCCCTGATTTTTATCCTGCGCTGAAGGATTTCAGCATATCAAGGGCAAACTGTTTAAAGCATATAATTTCCACCGGTAATCTAAATGAAATAAAATGTTTAAATTTTCAGCAAGTGCTGTCAGACACACCTTTTACGCCTGTTGCACCAAAGGATACGGACACCGCGGCTATTATTTACACATCCGGAACAACGGGGCACCCCAAAGGCGCCATGCTGACTCACAGCAACCTTGTTTCCAATGTGGAACAGTCAATTAAAGCCATTAACATAAAACCAAGCGACAGATTTGTAATTTTTCTTCCCATGTTTCATGCTTTTTCATTTACCGTATGCGTACTTATCCCGCTGTACGTAAACTGCAGGCTGACAATAATAAAATCAATACAGCCGTTCAGCAATATAATTAAAGCTATTATGAAAGACAGGATATCCATATTTGTAGCCATTCCTCCTGTTTATAATGTGCTGTCGGGAAAAAAAATACCGGGCTGGCTTCTGTGGCTTAACCCTATCAGGCTGTGCATTTCCGGGGCTGCGCCGCTTGCGGGAGAGGTATTAAAAAACTTTGAAAAAAAATTCAGGGTGCCCCTGATGGAAGGGTATGGCTTGTCTGAAGCGTCCCCTGTGGTATCGGTTAACCCTTTTGATAATACAAGAAAAGCCGGTTCCGTGGGTAAACCCATACCCGGCGTTGAAGTGCGGATAGTTGATGAAGACGGAAAAGATGCTGCGCAGGGTTCAGCCGGAGAAATAATGATAAAGGGCCCCAATATAATGAAAGGGTATTACAATAGGGAGACGGAAACAGCGGAAGTCTTAAAAGACGGCTGGCTGTTTACCGGAGATATAGGAAGGCTTGATACGGACGGGTATCTTTTTATAATGGACAGAAAAAAAGACCTTATACTTGTTAACGGGATGAACCTGTACCCCAGAGAAGTGGAAGAAGTGCTTTACAGCCACCCGGCGGTGGCTGATGCGGCAGTAGTGGCAAAAAAAGACAACATACACGGCGAAATACCCATAGGTGTTATTCTGCTGAAAGAAGGCGCGGCAGCAACTGACGCGGAACTTAGAAAGTTCTGCAAACCGCATCTTGCCAATTTTAAGGTACCGCATAAATTTGAATTCTGGGCTGAAATTCCAAGAAATGCCACAGGAAAAATATTAAAGAGAGAGATTAAAAGGATAATCAATGAACAAAAGTAA
- a CDS encoding deoxyguanosinetriphosphate triphosphohydrolase yields the protein MSAYKFGLLTRQELEAQEEKFLAPYAMKSKDTKGRRYKETEDPFRSVYQRDRDRIIHSTAYRRLEYKTQVFVNLEGDYYRTRMTHTAEVVQIARSLAKALRLNEELTESIALAHDIGHTPFGHSGEEVLNRLMEEEGGFEHNIQSLRVLDKLELKYPDFVGLNLSWETREGIIKHSSDYDNPHTKEYEPKLAPTLEAQAVNFADEIAYNSHDFDDGITSAILSVESLKTLKIWGEMEKKIDMKKFEELPLEMKKYNITRALINVQITALLKNTMENLEKNSIDSVDKVRKHKENLVMFDPVMKDMHKDLKDFLYRNFYKHYKIIRMEYKAEKIIKDLFEIYEKKGAVKDKRKKDVINSILPPEVRKRLGEDSLKRVICDYIAGMTDRSILEEYKKLYDPYEKV from the coding sequence ATGAGCGCGTATAAATTCGGGCTTTTAACAAGGCAGGAACTTGAGGCGCAGGAAGAAAAATTTCTTGCCCCCTACGCGATGAAAAGCAAAGATACAAAAGGCAGGCGTTATAAAGAAACAGAAGACCCTTTCCGTTCCGTTTATCAGCGCGACCGCGACCGTATAATACATTCCACCGCGTACAGAAGGCTTGAATATAAAACTCAGGTCTTTGTAAACCTTGAAGGCGATTATTACCGGACAAGGATGACCCATACCGCGGAAGTGGTGCAGATAGCACGGTCGCTGGCAAAAGCGCTGCGCCTTAACGAGGAACTTACCGAATCCATAGCGCTGGCGCATGACATAGGGCACACGCCTTTCGGACATTCCGGTGAAGAAGTGTTAAACAGGTTAATGGAAGAAGAAGGCGGGTTTGAACACAACATTCAAAGTTTAAGGGTGTTGGACAAGCTGGAACTTAAATACCCCGACTTTGTGGGGCTTAACCTTTCCTGGGAAACGCGTGAAGGGATTATAAAGCACAGTTCGGATTACGACAATCCCCATACAAAAGAATACGAACCAAAACTGGCGCCCACGCTGGAAGCGCAGGCGGTTAATTTTGCCGACGAGATTGCCTACAACTCCCACGACTTTGATGACGGCATCACTTCCGCCATCTTAAGCGTTGAATCTTTAAAGACTTTAAAGATATGGGGAGAGATGGAAAAAAAGATAGACATGAAAAAGTTTGAAGAACTTCCGCTTGAGATGAAAAAATATAACATTACAAGGGCTCTAATAAACGTGCAGATTACGGCCCTTTTAAAAAACACGATGGAGAATCTGGAAAAAAATTCCATTGATTCGGTTGATAAGGTAAGAAAGCACAAAGAGAACCTTGTGATGTTTGACCCTGTAATGAAAGACATGCATAAAGACCTTAAGGATTTCCTTTACAGGAATTTTTACAAACACTACAAAATAATCCGCATGGAATACAAGGCGGAAAAGATTATAAAAGACCTTTTTGAGATTTATGAAAAAAAGGGCGCGGTAAAAGACAAACGTAAGAAAGATGTGATAAATTCGATATTACCGCCTGAAGTAAGAAAAAGGCTGGGGGAAGACTCTTTAAAAAGGGTTATATGCGACTATATAGCGGGTATGACAGACAGGTCCATACTGGAAGAATATAAAAAGCTTTATGACCCGTATGAAAAAGTTTAA